From the genome of Solanum stenotomum isolate F172 chromosome 5, ASM1918654v1, whole genome shotgun sequence:
AATCTTAATTAGAATAGGTTACggaaaaactatttttggaAACTTATTATATGGGatatttagaagaaaaaaaaacggGTAGTAATTAATCCTACTTTGAATAGGTTTGGGAAACAAAAGTTTTTGAtaactaagaaaaagaagtgatttTCGACTATTTTTGTGTagtaattaagaatattttagTAAATGTATAGTTATTATACAATTAAGCCAAACACCTAATAAAGATATTATTAATCTAAATACCAACTAAATTCATCAGGTTTGGATCTATagaaaatattaactaaaaAGGTAACTTGACTAAACTAGtgttatatattattgggataACGCATAACGGCATAAGTATCCCTTTAACTATTATCCTTAATATAACTAGAGTCATATTATCCTTcctaaactattttaaaatggaataaatacaccATTAAAATTGACGTGACATATCGAGTTTGCACATTCTCTTGAAGGCAAGTGATGAGTGAAAAAATTGGGCACTTGTCCTTTTTTAATTGGCAACTTTATAATTAGTCAATACACAAAATTACTGATATTAATActgatatatatttaattatttttatttctttctaagtaaaatatttattttaatttcttcctcactttcactttttatttttttctttcattaatttcttatcttttcacttttaattatgtttagaaaattaattgtattctttaaaaaaaatgataaatgtcctttaattttaacattttttttttatgttctatttgattttcttcacctATTTTGATATTCATTcgaaattaacttattttaaatacaaaacatttggaataaaatttgaaatcaattcaAAAGGAAAtacagtttttttaaaaaaaataaataaaatcaatagaaaaataaaagagaaaaaacaatgaatgaaagtaaaaaaaaattacgtaaaaagttTAAATACAAGATGGCAGACGCATgtgtacaaacacaaccaacttaCCTAGTTGAAGGTGCCACGTCAGCATAAAAGGTGcgcaaaaaaaaatgaaaaaagtgagtttggtgggggggggggggagggggtaataggactgtAGTTAAGTTAAGTGTGTCGCTAAAATTTTGGTCATAGTTCAAGAGTACTTATGCATTATCCCTTTATTATTTGATCtccatttaaaaatatttctatctAGGAAAACAAGTTTGTTAAAAATGACTTTGCTAGTGGAAGTCGGAAAAATAAGTTCTACAAGTGACATTCTAATGACGGTATTTTACTATCAAGGATGTGATGAAATGTTAAATATTTCTTCACTCTTAACCAGATGTCTCATGTTCGAGTAAACTATCACATCCAAGAAGTACTTAAGCAGTTATAGATGGGGCATCTTTAGTTATTTATTGGTTATCCttgttctttttccctttttatcatGGATTATGTTTCTTAGCAGGCAGGTAAAGAATTAAACTAACTGCTTTTTCTCTTTATCTAATCCTattctgttttattttttctgttttaagAAGAAAGCTGAAAATGTATCTGTTTAGGAATAAGAATGTGGAAAATACCTGACTTGACAATGAAGAAAAATCACCTGGCCCAATAAAGTAAAActatatcataaaatattagaCCATTTTTTCAGTTTAAGTGTGTATAAAATTAAAGTTCAAGCAATTTCAATCATATACTATCAAGATTGTGGTTcataatttcacaaaaaatgGACAAACTATCTTCTAAAGGAACAATGTTTAGTAAAGAAGAAGGTAGGAGTATCCACGGCGATGAAATATTTCCTGATGAATATCTCATCACAATTAGTCAAGGTTCAAACTCGAACTCTCATGAAATCAGTGAAAATGAGAGAGAATGGCTAAATTCATTGGAGAAGAGCAGAGATTACCTTGGCTCATTGCAGAATCCAAAAATTCAAAAGGTCCCAAAAATGCATCGCGATATTGGATCAAACTTAAGGTGTTATGAGCCTCTTGTGGTTTCTATCGGTCCATTTCACCATGGAAAACTAGAACTTCAACCTATGGAGAAGTACAAGAAGCTACTTGCTATTCAGTTAActgatgaaaaaaaatttgtcGGGGACTTATCATGGCTTTCGACAAATTCAGTGTCTCTTGATGAGCTTTACAGAAAGGTCAAGGACATTATGCCTGTTGTCAAGGAGTGTTATGCTGAGGAATCGATCAAAGATTACAACGATGAGGTGTTTGCACAGATGATGTTCCTGGATGGATGTTTCATCTTTCAATACCTTCACTGCATTGTGACCAGTAATTATAAAGAGCTGAAAATGAAGAGCCATGATATAGCTTTCATTCGTCGTGATCTGTTCTTACTTGAAAATCAGTTACCATTTGAAGTCCTGGATGTGTTAATGAGATGTAAGCTCAAGGACAATGTAGGAATGAAGATGATAACAACGTTCATCTCGAGTGCACATACAAACCCTTCTCAACGTAAAGGATTCATTCAAAGTATCAAGGATTTCTTTGTTGAATTCTTTAGTGATCTACATCCTGAAAGCTGTACTGAAAAAGCTATGAACTTTCTTAGCAAGATTTGTGGAGGAGAATGTCCTGCCCTTAGCAAAGAAGAAAGCACGAAAAAAACATGGCTTCCGGCTCATCTCCTTGAGCTATTAAAAACAAATCTCATAAACACAAAGGCTTTCTCAGAAGGTGGATGCTATCTAAGGGGTGAGTGGTGCTCGTATCGTTCAGCTATGGAGCTACGTAGAGCAGGAATCCGTTTCAGGCCTGGAAAGAGTCGTCGTCTTTCAGAGGTTAAGTTCACTTCATTTCATTGCTCAGCTCTTTTAACACTTCCACCTATAACCATAGATGATTCAACCAAGTCACAGTTTTTAAACTTAGTCGCGTATGAAGCATGTCCTGATACACCAGATGACTTTGGAATTACGTCTTATGTTAGTTTCATGGATTCACTTATCGATCATGCTGAAGACGTGAAGGAGCTGAGATCAAAAGGTATACTACTTAACTTTCTTGGAAGTGATCAAGAAGTAGCAGATCTGTTCAATGAGTTAGCAAGAGATTTGGTGCCGAATCCACATGCTTTTGTTGATGTGAAAGACAAAATTGAGAAACATTACAATAGCAAAGGGAAAATATGGATTGCTGAATGGAATAACACTCATTTTAACACTCCATGGACTGTTTTTGCATTCATTGCAGCACTTTTTGTCATTGGTTTGCAAGTTACTGATACATTTCTAGCAGGCATCCAAACCTTTTATGCAGTCCATCCAAAAAACAACTAGTAATGATAGGATGCAAAACCAACCACTTCAAGATTGTCATGTTTGttgaattttatcatttatttttcaCCTTGTTGCTCTATGGCATTGATTGATCTGTGTACTCTTGTTTATGCATACAAACTAgtactaattttgtttttttttgttttttgttttacttgtgTAAACTTGCTACTTTGAAGCACATGAAtagtattgttttttttaacgCTTTGATTTTGGAGGTGTTTAGATGATTATATTgtaagttggagtgttcaaCTGACAAAGTGAAGACGAGTTAAGATGTTTAGATGTGCATACTCAGTTGGAGCGTTTACTTGTCAGTTtaggctaagtttgagtgtttgtttatgtattatgctttttttatgaaaatgttttactGAGACCTTTAAATTACTGTTCAGATAAATAATATACTGATCAAGAACTACAATGATCATTAGACCAGTTGACAATATTCTTCTAACTAATCGAAAGATCAATCTCATTTCCGAGTAGTATTCTAAGTGAACTGATTTGGTATGGGGGATGGGATAAACGAATCCCGAGACTAACTAATACCTCTAACCAAACACATGATAAAATAATCCTGCATTTTATCGCAGAAACGACTTCTTGATTGATACCTCTGATTAAAGACCTCTGCATCATATGGATTGATACCTCTGCATCATGATTTTCTTCAAGTATAGAacaggaatttttttttgttgcagaTAACAGAATATACAAGACTTGATAACAGAGAAAACTTTATATAAAAGTATAATATAAAAGCTCTAGGATACCTACTACTATTTTCACTCTAAGTATCCGAAAAGCCAcctagaaaaaaattagaactatACACTAATAAATGACTagtattttattgataaaactTCGTTTTAGAATATCTAATTCATCTAAACTCAGTACTTTCGATgcaaaacataaatttatataaggTCAGAACCCATAACTTTAAAACTACACCGAGTTCAATGCTAAGAATCTTAAAGATTGAACTCGTAGAATTTAAATCCTGAATCCGCCTCTAACAGACCACTTATACAACATAATCATGAGAGATCTAAGGGTAGACCTCAATGATAGATCTCAAACCAAGAGTCAAAGTAATTTTGTAACTAGTAAAACTAGAATCTAAGAAAAGTTTCTCCCATTCTTTCTTGTTCCTCTCTTTGCTACCCACAAAAACCATCATCAACATGTCTATGAAGAGCTGTGCTTGGACAGATGCATCATCCAATTCTGGATTTTCCATCACCATGTCTATAATTATAACTTTTCCACTTCCTCTTATTGCTTCCTTGCagttcttcaaaattttcacaCATTCTTCATCATTCCAATCATGCAAAATTGACTACAAAATTAACATGTTCAAAAGTTAATTAGAGAAGTGACAAGACTAGTATTCTCGTAGTTTCTTGTTCGTCAATTGCTGCTATTATCTATGTTTCATGAGCTTCGGTTATTTCATTAGTTCGTTGTTGTTACTGTTCTTTCTCTGTATTCTATGTACTATTGCTTTTTATAACGCTATATGTCGTTGTTGATGCTGCTTTCATTTATGTATTCTCTTTTTCAAACTGTTTTGAGATGTTTTACTTGATCCGAGGGTCTATCTTtacgaggtaggggtaaggtttttCTACACTATACCCTCCtcagacctcacttgtgggattacactggatatgttgtttaAGAGAAACTAGTAATACAGGGGAATTATTAGCGAAAAGTTTAGTTTATTTACCTTGAGTAAGACAGCATTAGCAGGGGGGATTTTCTGAAACATATCCCCTGCTACAAACTCCAAGTTTTCACTTCCCTGCAAGTTAGCCACAACAGGAGGAAGATCAAGAACAATACATTTCATGTCAGGGAAACTTTTGGCTATGGACATTGCGACGGTTCCAGTCCCTCCTCCAACATCCACTAAAGATGTCAATCCTTCGAACACATCCTTAAACTCGTTGCCAATCAACACGTTCATGAATGATCGCGAATCTCTAGACATGTTTTCGTTAAACCAACTACCAGTACTCGGATCACTCGAAAGTTTACTCCAGAATAAGTCTCCATATGCTGTATAAAATGCACTTGGATCATCATTCTTGAACCAATCACCTAAACAATTCCATGctttaaagaaaaaagtatCTTGATCTTCCATCGAGTTCCATGGTCCGTCCTTTACTACATAACGATCAGCTGGTGCAAGCGAATAACACCCTTTATCATCATCAACGTCGTTATCATCATGTTTTTGTAGAATCAAGAAGCCATAATGAACTAATATTCGTGTAAGGCGGTGAAAATAGGGAAATTTTGAAGGGCTAATAGGGAGGGAAGACATGAGCTTTGATATTGTCATTGGTTTGCCATGTTTGGTGATGACATTAGGTATGTCCAATTGAAGTGCACATTTCAATGTTGCATGTTCTATGAAGAAATAGAGTTGGTTCCATGACTGTGTTTCAGCTTGACGAAGCTCACTAGGAGTAAGGTTCTCATTCTGATCAGCCATGTAAATGTTTCAACAATCTGTGGAAAAAGTTGTGAATTAATTTTCTCAGAGTCAGACTACGCCTTGTGATGAAAGAGGGAGGAAGGACGGATCACGTGATCAGAGAAAAACTATACCTGAAGAATGGGATACTGATTGACAAGCACAAAGAGTAAGCTTTGCTAGTAATATACACTCATTGTTTATCTAGACTTTGCAGCTATTCGCTCGGACTcttaaaaaatgacaaaaggGGAGCATGTTGGATTCTAGAAAATATTGCGGATCTATTGATCTGACATGGATGCAACAACATTTTTAAAGAGACCGAGCAACATATTTTGCAGGTTTATTTGTATGCATGGAAAAAGAATATTCAGTGGACAAATATGCCATAGTTTGGGGTAGAAGATGCTATTGTGCCTCCCttttgtttatttgtatttggAACTATTATTATCCAAGCAGTCAATGCCACTTGAGAGAAATGATACATATTTAAACTGTGATTGGCATTCATGagaagaatatttattttacccttatggCTTTTGCATTTGGTTCTTcaacatttttataaaatatactagcCGTCCCACCACCAGCACGAATCTTATTTCGAAGCAATCTCTCAGAGTTTTTCCTTAATCCGAATATACCTAAGGATACATAGTTTGACCCCTTCATGAATTTGTTGTTAATGTAAATTTGGACTAAAAACTATTCCTAATATGAATAGTTTATAGATGGCAAGTCATTGTATGTTTTTCACACACAGTTATTAAACAAATATCGAAGCCAAATTTACATGACATTTCATATAACTAGTAATTCCAAAGTGAGTCTTTAACCAAACAAACAGTAAATCACAAGAATTTCAGCCATATGGCCTGGCATTATTCTATAGAACATTTACTGACTCCCTTTAAACGAGTTGAACAGAAGAAGAAGGCAAGGAAATGGAAAAGAAACGAACTAGTATGGTTCGTTCATCTTCTTTTTGTCAATAGAAACTCAGGTTTTTGTGTCAATAACCTCAAGAGAGTTGTTTTGGTGAAGATCATTTTCTTCGGACCAACGATGCAATAATCCCACCAGCAATGAGTCCTATAGTGGTCACAGTAATTCCTATACCAATGACACCATCTGCATTGCATAGACACAAATGAATCCAATTTAATATGCTGTTATCCAAAATCGAGCAAGCAAGGGAAAAAGTCTCGGGTCATTACCTTTAGTTATTCTATCTTCGATAGCCTTCTTAAGCGATAAAGCTTGTCTCCAATCAGGTGCAATCTAAAGGGAAGAAAAAACCTTAAGTAAAACTAAACAGGGTGGTCGAATTCTGATTGTCTCAAATGATCGATAAATAACAAGTTGATTTCGGGAGTCAGATATCTGAGTGAATAGAGAGTTCACAGCAAACGACTAAGAACAGTAAAAGGATTAGGACCAAACCTCTAGACATTGAACTGTAAGCTCTCTGCTCCTTGAATATTCCCCACTTCTGTAATATCCAACAGCTAAAAGATAAAGCTTTTCTCGCTGCTGTAGTGGACTACTTGCGTTGGCAAGTGAAGctggagaagaaaaagaagaagcagaGAGATGACGGTTTCTATTGATCGAATCCTCAAGTACGTTATTCATTAGACACATAAACAtccaatcaaacacaaaaataaaaagattttaagcaacaaaagcccaaaagagttgaAAATAACAGTACCAGGAACCAATGAACAAAATCCAGAGTAATTTTGCGATGATTCAACAGTAACATGATTGTAGTAGTCCATTACATGTTCTTGACTCTATGAACTTTACTTCCTAAGACCATTTATATGGAGCAGTATAATATAGTTTCTACTACTAAACAACAATTCTGTTACACTACAAGAGAAACAATAGAAATTGTCTCAACAATGTACTTCAAGTATGGAAACTTCATGAATGTGTGTTGCTTTAGAATTTTAAAGACAAAGAAGAGCATCAGGCGTATATGTCCATGAATAAGGAAACTAGGAGTTAAATGATGAAAATAGATAGACGTCGGTGGTAGTATCACAATTCACAAACATTACTAGATATGTAGAAGCAAGTCAAGCAACAATGTGTAACATAAAATAGGAAATAGATCTGACTAATTTTCACCCTCAAGCATAGCGATCCCTCGTTGCACATCTTCAGGTTGTTTAGAATGAACAAGTGCCCATGACAATCTCATAATACTCTCATTCTTTCCTTCATCTGAGGCACCTTTGTTAGCATCTGCAACTTCTCTCTCG
Proteins encoded in this window:
- the LOC125866099 gene encoding mitochondrial fission 1 protein A-like isoform X2, coding for MEVKINRFFGPIVTFINGGDQLPWTSPDIIVGCEREVADANKGASDEGKNESIMRLSWALVHSKQPEDVQRGIAMLEASLANASSPLQQREKLYLLAVGYYRSGEYSRSRELTVQCLEIAPDWRQALSLKKAIEDRITKDGVIGIGITVTTIGLIAGGIIASLVRRK
- the LOC125865281 gene encoding putative UPF0481 protein At3g02645; amino-acid sequence: MDKLSSKGTMFSKEEGRSIHGDEIFPDEYLITISQGSNSNSHEISENEREWLNSLEKSRDYLGSLQNPKIQKVPKMHRDIGSNLRCYEPLVVSIGPFHHGKLELQPMEKYKKLLAIQLTDEKKFVGDLSWLSTNSVSLDELYRKVKDIMPVVKECYAEESIKDYNDEVFAQMMFLDGCFIFQYLHCIVTSNYKELKMKSHDIAFIRRDLFLLENQLPFEVLDVLMRCKLKDNVGMKMITTFISSAHTNPSQRKGFIQSIKDFFVEFFSDLHPESCTEKAMNFLSKICGGECPALSKEESTKKTWLPAHLLELLKTNLINTKAFSEGGCYLRGEWCSYRSAMELRRAGIRFRPGKSRRLSEVKFTSFHCSALLTLPPITIDDSTKSQFLNLVAYEACPDTPDDFGITSYVSFMDSLIDHAEDVKELRSKGILLNFLGSDQEVADLFNELARDLVPNPHAFVDVKDKIEKHYNSKGKIWIAEWNNTHFNTPWTVFAFIAALFVIGLQVTDTFLAGIQTFYAVHPKNN
- the LOC125865680 gene encoding probable O-methyltransferase 3, whose translation is MADQNENLTPSELRQAETQSWNQLYFFIEHATLKCALQLDIPNVITKHGKPMTISKLMSSLPISPSKFPYFHRLTRILVHYGFLILQKHDDNDVDDDKGCYSLAPADRYVVKDGPWNSMEDQDTFFFKAWNCLGDWFKNDDPSAFYTAYGDLFWSKLSSDPSTGSWFNENMSRDSRSFMNVLIGNEFKDVFEGLTSLVDVGGGTGTVAMSIAKSFPDMKCIVLDLPPVVANLQGSENLEFVAGDMFQKIPPANAVLLKSILHDWNDEECVKILKNCKEAIRGSGKVIIIDMVMENPELDDASVQAQLFIDMLMMVFVGSKERNKKEWEKLFLDSSFTSYKITLTLGLRSIIEVYP
- the LOC125866099 gene encoding mitochondrial fission 1 protein A-like isoform X1; this encodes MFYLACQTIWQPQVVVKSKRPAETNSTDNVFRKGCEREVADANKGASDEGKNESIMRLSWALVHSKQPEDVQRGIAMLEASLANASSPLQQREKLYLLAVGYYRSGEYSRSRELTVQCLEIAPDWRQALSLKKAIEDRITKDGVIGIGITVTTIGLIAGGIIASLVRRK